Genomic DNA from Niabella ginsenosidivorans:
TAAACGGGGTGCCGGGTGGAAATATTGATAACATTAACCAGAATGATATTGAATCGATCGATGTGCTGAAAGGCGGCGCAGCGTCGGCTATTTATGGCACCCGCGGCAGTAACGGCGTTGTGATTATCACTACCAAGAAAGGAACAGGCGACTCAAAAATGATATATGACGGCTATGTCAGTTTTGATTACCTTACCAATACCCCCGATGTGCTTAGCGCCAGCGATTTTCGTAAATACCGGGTCAATGCCACACCGGCCCGGGGCATTGACTATGGCGGTAATACCGACTGGATGAAGGCCGTTACCCGCTCACCAACCTACGGGCAAAAACATACCCTGCAGCTTTCAGGCGGAACTGCCAGGAATAATTATTTTGCCTCCGCTGACTACCGGAATGCCAACGGTATTGACCTGCGGGCCTACAAAAAAGAATATGGCGGCCGCCTGAACCTGAATCATACTTCAAAAAGCAATGTTTATACGGTTACCTTAAACGTTGCACCCAGGTATATGCATACCAGCAACTCTGACCAGGGAAATTTTAACAACGCTATTACGCTGAATCCTACCTTGCCTGTTAATGACAGCGCAGGTGGCTACCGGTATATCAATACCGGTTTTTTCTCCAACAACCCGGTTGAAAATGCCCGGCTGATCAAAAGCGAGGCAGAGATAAAGGAGTTGGATATGAATGCCTCCCTGAAGGTGAATATTCTTAAAAATCTGTACTCCACAGTAACCATATCTGATATCCGGTCTTCCTACAAGAACCTGAATTTCCGCCCGTCTACTTTAACAACCATCGTTCATGCCGGGCAAACGACCAAGACCAATTATGCCTCCCAGGAGCAGGTAGATTACGACCAGCAGAACATTGAGTGGACATTTAATTACGCGCTCAACATCAGGAAAAATCATTTTAAGGCATTGGGCGGGTATTCTTACAGCTACTTCAACCATCAGCAGTTCAGCGCCAATAACTATGATTTCCCGTTTGACGTATTCCTGTGGAACAATCTTGGCTCCGGCACCTGGAATGGTGGCGACAAAGGCAACGGGCAGGGTGCTGTGGCCTCTACCCAGGATGATTCCCGCCTGGCAGCATTCTATGGCAGGATCAACTATGATTTTGACAATAAATATATTCTTACTGCAAGCCTCCGGCACGAAGGTTCATCAAAATTTGGAGCAGATAACAAATGGGGCAATTTTCCTGCTTTATCCGCCGCATGGCGCATCTCCGATGAGGACTTCCTGAAAAACAAAGTCAGCTGGCTGAACGACCTGAAGCTGAGAGCCGATTATGGTGTAACCGGCAACCAGGATTTCGGCAACTACCTGTCGCTGCTTTTATATGGTGGTTACGGATATTTTCCTTTTGATGGCATCACTTACCAGGTGTATGGCCCTGCACAGAATATTAACCCGAATCTGGGTTGGGAAAAAGCCATCAACTTTAATGCCGGAATTGATTTTGAGATCCTCAACAGCCGTATATCGGGCTCGCTGAACTACTATGTACGTACCAACAAAGACCTGCTGGGCTATTATAATGTGCCGCTCCCGCCCAATCCCCAGTCGCAAACGTTTACCAATGTAGGTACTATGAAGAACTCCGGATTCGAGGTGCAGTTGAGCGCGGCCGCTGTAAAGCACGAAGCCTTCAGCTATAACATCTCCTTTACAACCGCTTATAATGATAATAAATTTGTTTCCTTCTCTAATAAAATTTACCAGGGTGCTCCTTTCCAGGATATGGCAGGGTTACCGGCGCCCGGCAGCCCCGGCACCATTCAGCGGTTACAGGAAGGCCACCGCATTGGCGATTTTTATATGTTAAAATCGGCGGGGGTAGATGAAACGGGCGCGCTGCTGGTATATAAAAAGGACGGAACAGTAGTGCCAGCCAACGAGGCCAATGCAGACGACAAGCAGTTTGTAGGCAATGGCCTGCCCAAATTTACCGGTTCGCTGGGCAATCTGCTCCGTTATAAGAACTGGGATCTGAACATCTTCCTGCGGGGGAACTTTGGCTATAAGCTGTTTAACATGCAGGCTTTTTACATAGGTACCCCGGCCACGCAAACCGATGCCAATACCTTAAGATCAGCCTATGATTCCAAAAGCAAATATTCAAAACTGACCAATTCATCTACCGCATCGCTTGCCTCAGACTATTTCCTGGAATCAGGTTCTTTTGTTAAGGTGGACAACATAACACTGGGCTATAGCCGCCCGGTCAGTTCTAAATACCTGCAGGCCATCAGGATTTATGCCGCAGTAAGCAACCTGCATACCTTTACCCGCTTCACTGGCGGAGACCCGGACCTTTACCCGGTGAACGGCTTAACACCCGGCGTTCAGGGAAATCCGAGTACGGGGTATAGTCTGAACTTTTACCCGGCAACGCTACAGCTGTTGGCGGGCTTACAAGTAACATTTTAAAATAATTAACCGGTACAGCCATGAAAAAGAGTTCTGTAAAATATATAATCAATACCGCTTTGATCTCCCTGTTGATAGTTAGCGGTTGTACAAAACTGGATGAGCATGTTTATGATAAGGTGGATGTGTCACAATTCCTTACCCGCCGCGATGATGTGATCAGGGATTTTTTACGGCCATTTGAACATGCCTACTGGAGCATCCAGGGAAATGACATTTATGCTGTAGGAGAAAACAGCACGGATGAGATAGGTACTTTTAACCGCCAGGGCGACTGGCAGGATGGAGGCTATTACCAGCGTATGCATTATCATACCTGGACCACGCAGGATGGTTTTACCAGCGGTGCCTGGACAGCCTTTTACCAGGGCATTGTGCTGGCAACCAATTCGCTGCAGGATATGGAAGGAATTACTGATCCGGATAAACTGAACGTAACAGCTACCGAACTGGCCGACTTTAAAGCAGAGCTCAGAACGCTGAGGGCCTGGTTCTATTTAAGGGCATTTGATTTTTACCGCAATATTGAAATTGTACCTGATGTAAAGCACACCACCACCGGTAATCCGCAGTCTCCCCCGGAAGAAACCTTCAAATACATAGAATCAGAACTGAAAGCAGCAATCCCGGATCTGCCCAAACGTGAAGCACTGGGCGATGACGGCATTGGCCGCTGGACGCAGGCAGGGGCCGCGGCATTGCTGGTACGCCTGTACCTCAATGCCAAAGTGTACATCAACCAGGACCGGTTTAGTGATTGTGCCACGGTATGCCAGGACATTATAAATGGTAAATATGGCAATTATCAGCTGGATACCCGCTGGGATGCGCCGTTTGATTATACCAACAGTACGGTGAATTCGGAAACCATCTATGGTTTTCCCAGCAGCCTGGCACGCACGCACTGGCAATATGATGGCGGCATGTACTTTTGGGCAATGACCTATGATGCGGCGCCATTGTATTGCGGCTTTACAGACTTCGGCCAGGCGAACCCCAGATTTGCGCTGCAGCCGGGCAGGGATGTGGACAGTGTTGAATACAGTTTTCAACTGGGCAAGCCTTTTGTTAAGTTCCAGCACTACCCGGATGACTACAGGCTGAAGCTTTACAAAAACCTGGGCAACAGTAAACGGGAAGGCATGTTCCTGTATGGCTACCTGCCTTACCAGCATGTGGTGAACGGTAAAACGGTCACTGATACTGTTCGTGGCAATAAGGGCTCCTATCCACTGTTCATCCGGGATCAGGTAGGGTGGTTTCTTGATGCAAAACCCGGGCAGCGGATTGCTGATAAAGAATCCAATATGAATCATGCTGATCATAACTCCGGTGTCTTTTTCCTCAAATACCCTTTATACCCAACGCCGGATCCGAACCGCATCACATCGGCTTATGCCGAGATCCGTTTGTCAGAGATCTATTATTCCCTGGCGGAATGTAAATACAGGGCAGGGGATAAAGCAGGTGCGGCAACGTTATTGAATGCCGTGCGTGCACGGAACTATCCTGCCGGCTCCCCCAGCCTCTATAAAGCCGGTGGCAGCCAGCTCAACGACCAGGAAATGCTGGATGAATGGGGCCGCGAGTTTTTAGGGGAGAACCGCCGCCGTACGGATCTGATCCGCTGGGGGCTGTTTAACAGCGGTACCTGGTGGGATAAAAAGCCCGATGCTGATAATCATACAGCCATATTCCCGATAGGCCGTGATATTATGGGCGCGAACCCGCAGTTTGTACAAAACCCTGGGTATAATTGATAACAACACCTGTCGCTTCAAAATCATCTGCACGGGCGGCAGGTCTGATATTCCCTGGACATTTATTAATTGCCAGTATTCCATGAACCTGTTGCTAAAATGTTTCTTGCTGATCATTGCTGTGCTCTCCCGGCCGGCATCCTATGCACAGCAGGTCCCGGTTCAACGGTCGGGTCTTGTTGGCAATTCCATCGCAGTATTCATCCCCACAGGGTTTGATTCCTCCCAAACGCCATCATTAATGCTGCAAGGTCATCCTTCTATACGGGGTGCGGTACCGGCCAGATGGAGCATCATCCCTGAATTTTTCCTAACGGGCGGCAGGGCCGGCGCGCGTGTCCGTTTAAAAGGCGACATCAGTCTGTATGGCGGGGGCGAAGTGACCGGTCCGTTGTTACGAAACGGCCAGACCATCAAACTCTGGAACACAGATAACGGCGCTTACGGCACAGACAGCGGCAGGCGGCTTTACCAAACCCACCCCTGGGTGCTGGGTGTGCGGGAAGACGGCACTGCCTTCGGAATACTTTTTGACAGTCCCTGGAAAGCAGAGCTGACCACCAGTCCGGATAAGGTCGAATTCAATACGGAGGGAGCCCTGTTCCGTGTTTTTGTGATCGACCGGAGATCACCGCAGCAGGTGCTCGAAGGGCTGGCAGAACTGACCGGCACCATTGAAATGCCGCCGCGGTGGGCTTTAGGTTACCACCAGTGCAGGTTCTCGTATGCGCCGGAACGGCGCGTAAAGGAAATTGCCGATACTTTCCGGCAAAAAAAGATCCCCTGCGATGCCATCTGGATGGATATTGATTATATGGAAGGTTACCGGGTATTCACCTTCAACAAAACAGGTTTTCCGGACCCGAAACGGCTAAATGATTACCTGCACGCAAAAGGATTTCATTCCGTCTTTATGATCGATCCGGGTGTTAAGGCAGACAGCACCTACTTTGTTTACCAATCAGGCACGGCAAAGGATGTTTGGGTGAAAGACACTGCCGGAAAGGAATACCACGGGAAAGTGTGGCCGGGAGATTGTACTTTTCCGGATTTTACCATGCCCCGCACCCGGCAGTGGTGGGCTGGCCTCTACAGGGGCTTCCTTGCAAACGGTATGGATGGCATCTGGAATGATATGAACGAACCCGCCGTTAATGATAACGAACTACCCCCAAACCTGCGGTTGGGCACTATGCCTTATAACACTCCTCACCGTGGTGGAGGCAGCCTGCCGGCAGGGCCGCACCTCTTATACCATAATGCTTACGGCAGACTGATGGTGCAGGCGACCCGGCAGGGTGTGATGGCCGCCCGGCCTGGCAAGCGGCCTTTTATTCTGACACGTGCTAATTTGCTGGGCGGGCAGCGCTATGCTGCTACATGGACGGGCGATAACCTGGCAGACGAAAAATTCATGAAGGTTTCCGTGCCCATGTCGCTTACGCTTGGCTTATCCGGCCAGCCTTTCAGTGGCCCGGATATTGGCGGTTTTCTGGGCAATACTACGCCCGGGCTGTGGGCCAGATGGCTGGGCTTTGGCGTTTTCCTGCCTTTTGCAAGGGGGCATGCCTGTGCCGGAACCAATAATAAAGAGCCCTGGGCATTTGGGGCAGATATTGAAAAAACATCGAAGATCGCCATTGAGCGGCGGTATCGCTTACTGCCCTATCTCTATACCCTGTTTTACAAGGCGCATAAAACAGGCTTGCCATTAATGTGCCCCGTATTCTTTGATGATCCGAAGAACCTGAGACTAAGGGCAGAGGATCAGGTTTTTCTGCTTGGAAAAGATTTGCTGGTGGTGCCTTCATTTGCCAGGGACCCCGAGCTGCCAGAAGGTATCTGGGCGCCTTTAAGCCTCGTCAACGGGGATCAGTCAGATTCCTCTCAGGCGAAACTGTTCATTAAAGGCGGCAGTATTATTCCTGCAGGGAAAATTATCCAGCATACCGGCGAACGGTCAATAGACGAGCTGACGTTATTTATATGTCCTGACAGCAAAGGCCGGGCCAGTGGTGTGCTCTACTGGGATGCCGGTGAGGGTTGGGGTTTTAAGAATGGGGATTATTGTCTGCTCAGGTTTCAGGCAACGGAAAAAAGGGGCTGTATTCAAATTCATCTGGCTTCCCGGCAGGGGCGTTACAACATTAACAAGGACATCCGCCAGGTAAAAGCAGTAGTTGTTAAAAAAGGGCGCACCTGTTCAGGGCTGATAAATTTAGAAAACGGCCTGTTAAGAACAGATTGTTCACCGGAATAATGGTTCATCGTTCGGCAGTCTCACTGCAAAAGGCTGTTAATGACAAGTATATTATTGTTTTGAAAGCCAATAATATACAAGACCGTCATATCGTAGCGCAGCGTAGTGGAGAAATCTCTACAGAGTTATAGACCCCCGGTTTCTCCCGCGATAGCGGGATGCGCCCGGGATAACGATTGAAAAACTTGTCATCCGAATGAACTTAAATGCAATGTTTTTAAGAGTGCCGCCGGGTGACCGTGTTCTTTTAATGTTCAAATGATATTAAAAGAATGTGTCATTTTAAAGAACTTAACCGCTCTATTATTGAAACTGCTGACAGTACTTTTTGATCAGCCCA
This window encodes:
- a CDS encoding SusC/RagA family TonB-linked outer membrane protein, with protein sequence MSRKILRLLSCIALILAQAYPAFAQNRVITGKVIDSTTSDPLPGVTIAVEGGRSGTVTDADGSFRLTVPQSGRMLTFSSISYTTQTVPVTDQNTLLVKLVPSGQELQDVEVVSVGYGTLDKREVSSAITHVTARELKTVAGNNPLMSLQGKVAGLTISNTATADPNSSPSIQLRGVSSRSAGLGPLYVINGVPGGNIDNINQNDIESIDVLKGGAASAIYGTRGSNGVVIITTKKGTGDSKMIYDGYVSFDYLTNTPDVLSASDFRKYRVNATPARGIDYGGNTDWMKAVTRSPTYGQKHTLQLSGGTARNNYFASADYRNANGIDLRAYKKEYGGRLNLNHTSKSNVYTVTLNVAPRYMHTSNSDQGNFNNAITLNPTLPVNDSAGGYRYINTGFFSNNPVENARLIKSEAEIKELDMNASLKVNILKNLYSTVTISDIRSSYKNLNFRPSTLTTIVHAGQTTKTNYASQEQVDYDQQNIEWTFNYALNIRKNHFKALGGYSYSYFNHQQFSANNYDFPFDVFLWNNLGSGTWNGGDKGNGQGAVASTQDDSRLAAFYGRINYDFDNKYILTASLRHEGSSKFGADNKWGNFPALSAAWRISDEDFLKNKVSWLNDLKLRADYGVTGNQDFGNYLSLLLYGGYGYFPFDGITYQVYGPAQNINPNLGWEKAINFNAGIDFEILNSRISGSLNYYVRTNKDLLGYYNVPLPPNPQSQTFTNVGTMKNSGFEVQLSAAAVKHEAFSYNISFTTAYNDNKFVSFSNKIYQGAPFQDMAGLPAPGSPGTIQRLQEGHRIGDFYMLKSAGVDETGALLVYKKDGTVVPANEANADDKQFVGNGLPKFTGSLGNLLRYKNWDLNIFLRGNFGYKLFNMQAFYIGTPATQTDANTLRSAYDSKSKYSKLTNSSTASLASDYFLESGSFVKVDNITLGYSRPVSSKYLQAIRIYAAVSNLHTFTRFTGGDPDLYPVNGLTPGVQGNPSTGYSLNFYPATLQLLAGLQVTF
- a CDS encoding TIM-barrel domain-containing protein produces the protein MNLLLKCFLLIIAVLSRPASYAQQVPVQRSGLVGNSIAVFIPTGFDSSQTPSLMLQGHPSIRGAVPARWSIIPEFFLTGGRAGARVRLKGDISLYGGGEVTGPLLRNGQTIKLWNTDNGAYGTDSGRRLYQTHPWVLGVREDGTAFGILFDSPWKAELTTSPDKVEFNTEGALFRVFVIDRRSPQQVLEGLAELTGTIEMPPRWALGYHQCRFSYAPERRVKEIADTFRQKKIPCDAIWMDIDYMEGYRVFTFNKTGFPDPKRLNDYLHAKGFHSVFMIDPGVKADSTYFVYQSGTAKDVWVKDTAGKEYHGKVWPGDCTFPDFTMPRTRQWWAGLYRGFLANGMDGIWNDMNEPAVNDNELPPNLRLGTMPYNTPHRGGGSLPAGPHLLYHNAYGRLMVQATRQGVMAARPGKRPFILTRANLLGGQRYAATWTGDNLADEKFMKVSVPMSLTLGLSGQPFSGPDIGGFLGNTTPGLWARWLGFGVFLPFARGHACAGTNNKEPWAFGADIEKTSKIAIERRYRLLPYLYTLFYKAHKTGLPLMCPVFFDDPKNLRLRAEDQVFLLGKDLLVVPSFARDPELPEGIWAPLSLVNGDQSDSSQAKLFIKGGSIIPAGKIIQHTGERSIDELTLFICPDSKGRASGVLYWDAGEGWGFKNGDYCLLRFQATEKRGCIQIHLASRQGRYNINKDIRQVKAVVVKKGRTCSGLINLENGLLRTDCSPE
- a CDS encoding RagB/SusD family nutrient uptake outer membrane protein, giving the protein MKKSSVKYIINTALISLLIVSGCTKLDEHVYDKVDVSQFLTRRDDVIRDFLRPFEHAYWSIQGNDIYAVGENSTDEIGTFNRQGDWQDGGYYQRMHYHTWTTQDGFTSGAWTAFYQGIVLATNSLQDMEGITDPDKLNVTATELADFKAELRTLRAWFYLRAFDFYRNIEIVPDVKHTTTGNPQSPPEETFKYIESELKAAIPDLPKREALGDDGIGRWTQAGAAALLVRLYLNAKVYINQDRFSDCATVCQDIINGKYGNYQLDTRWDAPFDYTNSTVNSETIYGFPSSLARTHWQYDGGMYFWAMTYDAAPLYCGFTDFGQANPRFALQPGRDVDSVEYSFQLGKPFVKFQHYPDDYRLKLYKNLGNSKREGMFLYGYLPYQHVVNGKTVTDTVRGNKGSYPLFIRDQVGWFLDAKPGQRIADKESNMNHADHNSGVFFLKYPLYPTPDPNRITSAYAEIRLSEIYYSLAECKYRAGDKAGAATLLNAVRARNYPAGSPSLYKAGGSQLNDQEMLDEWGREFLGENRRRTDLIRWGLFNSGTWWDKKPDADNHTAIFPIGRDIMGANPQFVQNPGYN